GTAACGATGCGGATTTGTCCCACGTGGAGGGGGTCTGGCAGATCAACGGAGATCCGACGGAGGGGGCGTTGGTTACCCTAGGGAGAAAAGCCGGATTGGATTACCGATTCGAACATGAGATGTGGCCACGAACGGATGTGATCCCCTTTGAATCGGAACATCGGTTTATGTCGACGTTGCATCACGACCATGCCGGGCATGGATTTATGTATATCAAGGGTGCCCCTGAACGGGTGTTGGAGATGTGCGCGTTTCAGAGGAGTTTGGGGGAGGATCATCCCTTGAACAGCCGGTCGTGGCATGATCGGATCGAACAGATGGCGAGTCGTGGACAACGAGTGCTGGCGGTGGCCGTTGCATCCACCAATCACGAACATCGAGAGTTACGGTTTCGAGATGTGGAGCAGGGCCTGACGATGTTAGGTCTCTTCGGCATTATTGATCCCCCCAGAGCCGAAGCCATTGAAGCGGTCCGGCAATGCCAACAAGCCGGGATTCGGGTCAAAATGATTACCGGCGATCATCTCGTGACGGCGAGAACAATTGGTTTCCAGATGCATATCGGAGATGGGAAACAGGCTCTCTCGGGACAGGTGCTGGAAACCTTGAGCGATGAGGAATTGAAGCGTGTTGTTCGGGATATCGATATCTTTGCCCGGACAAGTCCGGAGCATAAGTTACGGCTTGTGCAAGCTCTCCAAGCCGGTGGGGAAGTGGTGGCCATGACCGGAGATGGGGTGAATGACGCGCCGGCACTCAAGCGGGCGGATGTTGGAGTGGCGATGGGAGTGAAGGGAACGGAAGTGGCGAAGGAAGCGGCGGAAATGGTGCTGGCCGATGATAATTTTGCCTCCATTGCCCATGCCGTCGAGGAAGGCCGTCGGGTTTATGACAATATTCAAAAGTCCATTCTGTTTATTCTTCCCACCAATGTGGCTGAAGCCGGAGTGATTGTATCCGCCATACTGTTAGGAACCATGCTGCCGATTACGCCGGTACAAATTCTGTGGGTCAACATGATCACCGCCGTGACATTGGCCTTGGCTCTAACCGTCGAACCTCCTGAATCGGATGTCATGCGACGTCCCCCTCGGAGCCCCGGGGAAGCCATTTTGTCACGGTTTCTGCTGTGGCGAATCGGATTTGTCTCCATCTTAGCGGTAGCCGGCACGTTTGGATTGTTCCTATGGGAAACTGACCGGGGGGCAACTATCGAAACCGCGAGGACGATAGCCGTCAACATGCTGGTGGTCTTTGAAGCCTTTTATTTATTAAATGCCCGGTCTTTTTATGGTTCGGTTCTGTCCCGCAACGGATTGCTTGGAAACCCCTATGTTCCTCTGACCATAGGAATGGTGTTAGGCATTCAAGGTCTCTTTACCTATACCGAAGTGATGCAGACGCTATTTCATACTACCGATATTGATGGACTTGCCTGGCTTCGAATTTTTGGAATTGGCGCGGTGATTTATTTGCTGGTGGAACTGGAGAAATCTGTATTTCGGATTATTCTGAAACTCAGAACTCCCGATCTGAAAATTTGACAAATGGGTTGTGAGTCAAAATGGCTTTCGAGTAGGCATCGGAAAGGTTTTGTGAGGAAACAGCACAATAATCTGTGCCTCGTACAAAGAGAAAAGACTGATATTGGGAAAAGGGTGAAATGGAGGAAAAAAATGAAAACCGGTGTGTCAAAAAAATCAGCAGTGACCAGGGACGAACTTCAGCGTATGGATGCCTATTGGCGTGCGGCGAATTATTTGTCCGTGGGGCAGATCTATCTTCATGATAACCCTCTACTCAAAAATCCGTTGTCGCTCGACCACATTAAATCGCGACTCCTGGGGCATTGGGGGACGACTCCGGGATTAAACTTTCTGTATGTCCACTTGAATCGGGTTATTAAGAAGCATGATCTCAACATGATCTATATTGCCGGTCCCGGGCATGGCGGTCCGGGGTTGGTGGCCAACACGTATTTAGAAGGGACCTATACCGAGGTGTATCCCAACATCTCCCAGGATGCCGAAGGCATGAAAAAGCTTTTTAAACAGTTTTCTTTTCCGGGCGGGATTCCCAGTCACGTGGCTCCCGAAACCCCGGGATCCATCCAT
Above is a window of Candidatus Nitrospira neomarina DNA encoding:
- a CDS encoding cation-transporting P-type ATPase; amino-acid sequence: MSTMPFSDRKKSDMCWHALDGESVLKEVASQLGGLTQDVAAQRLALYGPNRLRPPKKQSSWQRFLTQFHNILIYILLGAGVVTAILGHWVDTGVILGVVVINAVIGFLQEGKAERAMDAIRRMLSVQACGLRDGTRCPIPAESLVPGDIVFLQSGDKVPADLRLLKVKDLRIEEAALTGESVPVDKHMKPVPETASIGDRKGMAYSGTLVTYGTGTGVVVATGDASEIGRISAMLARVQTLTTPLLRKIGEFGSRLSLAIVIGAVGVFLFGVLFREYGFSDMFLASVGLAVAAIPEGLPAIMTITLAIGVQAMARRQAIIRRLPAVETLGSVTVICSDKTGTLTRNEMTVQTLATAAYTVDVSGVGYDPHGGFSLLGNPVVLADLPDVMELARAGMLCNDADLSHVEGVWQINGDPTEGALVTLGRKAGLDYRFEHEMWPRTDVIPFESEHRFMSTLHHDHAGHGFMYIKGAPERVLEMCAFQRSLGEDHPLNSRSWHDRIEQMASRGQRVLAVAVASTNHEHRELRFRDVEQGLTMLGLFGIIDPPRAEAIEAVRQCQQAGIRVKMITGDHLVTARTIGFQMHIGDGKQALSGQVLETLSDEELKRVVRDIDIFARTSPEHKLRLVQALQAGGEVVAMTGDGVNDAPALKRADVGVAMGVKGTEVAKEAAEMVLADDNFASIAHAVEEGRRVYDNIQKSILFILPTNVAEAGVIVSAILLGTMLPITPVQILWVNMITAVTLALALTVEPPESDVMRRPPRSPGEAILSRFLLWRIGFVSILAVAGTFGLFLWETDRGATIETARTIAVNMLVVFEAFYLLNARSFYGSVLSRNGLLGNPYVPLTIGMVLGIQGLFTYTEVMQTLFHTTDIDGLAWLRIFGIGAVIYLLVELEKSVFRIILKLRTPDLKI